In the Helianthus annuus cultivar XRQ/B chromosome 11, HanXRQr2.0-SUNRISE, whole genome shotgun sequence genome, one interval contains:
- the LOC110887296 gene encoding transcription factor FER-LIKE IRON DEFICIENCY-INDUCED TRANSCRIPTION FACTOR has translation MDPSEYSFSHFNGGNYNMFQPDFMPETDFENLIGAVHSEPVADPIESFCLNYGYNQYTNSYTELPPLPPPYSHNDAAGVAFGGYQMMDPNPGLVWNQEVEDMKGDNSSETATTDKPETSKRTGGDTKADRGKTLISERKRRTGMKEKLYALRSLVPNITKMDKASIVGDAARYIQDLQTQSRNLRAEIATIEASKALDMSSSENTTKAHVPAAFPTLKKISKFDMFQVEEKGYYVRLVCKKGRGVAVSLHRALESITSFHVQNSNLSTVDDDFVLTFALDVTACGFEINMATLKLWLSSAFINEGFEFNTFPSH, from the exons ATGGACCCCTCTGAGTACTCATTCAGCCATTTCAATGGTGGCAACTACAACATGTTCCAACCCGATTTCATGCCCGAAACCGACTTCGAAAACCTCATTGGTGCAGTTCATAGCGAGCCTGTAGCAGATCCAATTGAAAGTTTCTGTTTAAACTACGGATACAATCAATATACCAACTCCTATACGGAGCTGCCACCCCTTCCCCCACCGTATAGCCACAATGATGCTGCCGGTGTTGCCTTCGGCGGTTATCAGATGATGGATCCAAACCCGGGTCTGGTTTGGAACCAGGAAGTGGAGGATATGAAGGGTGATAATTCATCCGAGACTGCGACAACTGATAAACCGGAAACCTCAAAGAGAACCGGTGGTGACACGAAGGCTGATCGGGGGAAGACTTTGATTTCCGAGCGGAAGAGGAGAACTGGGATGAAGGAGAAGCTCTACGCGTTGCGTTCTTTAGTACCCAATATAACCAAG ATGGATAAGGCTTCGATTGTCGGAGATGCAGCACGATACATTCAAGATCTTCAAACACAATCGAGGAATTTAAGGGCTGAGATTGCAACAATTGAAGCAAGTAAAGCACTAGACATGTCATCATCCGAGAATACAACAAAGGCTCATGTTCCAGCCGCATTTCCAACGTTGAAGAAGATATCAAAG TTTGACATGTTTCAAGTTGAGGAGAAAGGATACTATGTAAGACTCGTTTGCAAGAAAGGACGAGGTGTTGCGGTTTCACTTCATAGAGCACTTGAGTCGATCACAAGCTTTCATGTCCAAAATTCAAATTTATCGAccgttgatgatgattttgtctTGACATTCGCATTAGAT GTTACGGCGTGCGGATTTGAAATAAACATGGCAACTTTGAAACTATGGCTTTCGAGTGCTTTCATCAACGAAGGTTTCGAATTCAACACATTTCCATCGCACTGA